A region from the Streptomyces sp. 3214.6 genome encodes:
- a CDS encoding SDR family NAD(P)-dependent oxidoreductase, which produces MSPAAERVAIVTGATSGIGLAVARSLAEGGARVFICARDGDRVALTVKELREAGHDVDGAVCDVRDTEQVRAFVQEARDRFGPVDALVNNAGRSGGGHTAQIPDELWLDVIETNLNSVFRMTREVLTTGGMLERGAGRIVNIASTGGKQGVALGAPYSASKHGVVGFTKALGLELAKTGITVNAVCPGYVETPMAERVRQGYAGAWDITEDEVLERFEAKIPLGRYSTPDEVAGLVGYLLSSTAASITAQAMNVCGGLGNY; this is translated from the coding sequence CCAGCAGCAGAACGCGTCGCCATCGTCACCGGTGCCACCAGCGGGATCGGTCTCGCCGTGGCCCGCAGTCTGGCCGAAGGTGGTGCGCGGGTCTTCATCTGTGCCCGCGACGGCGACCGTGTCGCCCTCACCGTCAAGGAGTTGCGCGAGGCCGGTCACGACGTCGACGGTGCCGTCTGCGACGTACGCGACACGGAGCAGGTGCGCGCCTTCGTCCAGGAGGCCAGGGACCGGTTCGGTCCCGTCGACGCGCTGGTGAACAACGCCGGCCGCAGCGGCGGCGGCCATACCGCGCAGATCCCCGACGAGCTGTGGCTCGACGTGATCGAGACCAACCTCAACAGCGTCTTCCGGATGACCCGTGAGGTGCTGACGACCGGCGGCATGCTGGAGCGCGGTGCCGGACGGATCGTCAACATCGCCTCGACGGGCGGCAAGCAGGGCGTGGCGCTGGGAGCGCCGTACTCGGCGTCCAAGCACGGCGTCGTCGGCTTCACCAAGGCCCTGGGCCTGGAGCTGGCGAAGACGGGCATCACCGTCAACGCCGTCTGCCCGGGCTACGTCGAGACACCGATGGCCGAGCGGGTGCGCCAGGGATACGCCGGCGCCTGGGACATCACCGAGGACGAGGTGCTGGAGAGGTTCGAGGCGAAGATCCCCCTCGGCCGTTACTCCACGCCTGACGAGGTCGCCGGGCTCGTCGGCTATCTGCTCTCCTCGACGGCCGCGTCGATCACCGCCCAGGCGATGAACGTCTGCGGCGGACTCGGCAACTACTGA
- a CDS encoding SRPBCC family protein, whose translation MAHEVHTTEHTITVAAAPETVFGLVERAEDWPHVFPPSLHVEYLERSGDEERLRIWATANGEVKSWTSRRTLDREGLRIRFRQEVSQDPVAAMGGEWIVEALPDGGSRVRLLHDFRAVDDLERNVSWILEAIERNSGAELAALESAALRIGTDDAPCTFEDEVRIDAPAQEVRDFLRDAGLWQERLPHVARVLLKEDTPDVQHLEMDTRTPDGSTHTTASVRICLPDGRITYKQLQTPALMSVHTGEWTVRETPSGCVAVSRHTVVVNAAAITKVLGSSATTADARAFLRDALGGNSTITMRHAKEYAERRARTEPVQPAEYASIQQFYARQMRLLDEGDGDAWADTFTEDGAFDQSSFTEPVRGRAAIAAAVRERPAAPPGTVRRHWLGLPAAWRFPDGSVRTGYDALVVSTAKGAAPVIRLSTSCQDVLVADQDGWLVSHRYVGHDGQ comes from the coding sequence ATGGCGCACGAGGTGCACACGACCGAACACACGATCACGGTGGCCGCCGCCCCGGAGACCGTCTTCGGCCTGGTGGAGCGGGCGGAGGACTGGCCGCACGTCTTTCCGCCAAGCCTGCACGTGGAGTATCTGGAGCGGTCGGGCGACGAGGAACGGCTGCGCATCTGGGCCACCGCCAACGGCGAGGTCAAGTCCTGGACCTCGCGGCGCACCCTGGACCGCGAGGGGCTGCGGATCCGGTTCCGCCAGGAGGTCTCCCAGGATCCGGTCGCCGCGATGGGCGGGGAGTGGATCGTCGAGGCGCTGCCCGACGGCGGCAGCCGGGTACGGCTGCTGCACGACTTCCGGGCCGTCGACGACCTGGAGCGCAACGTCAGCTGGATCCTGGAGGCGATCGAGCGCAACAGCGGGGCCGAGCTGGCCGCGCTGGAGTCCGCCGCACTGCGCATCGGCACCGACGACGCGCCCTGCACCTTCGAGGACGAGGTGCGCATCGACGCCCCGGCCCAGGAGGTGCGGGACTTCCTGCGTGACGCGGGGCTGTGGCAGGAGCGGCTGCCGCACGTCGCCCGGGTGCTGCTGAAGGAGGACACGCCCGACGTCCAGCACCTGGAGATGGACACCCGCACTCCCGACGGTTCGACGCACACCACGGCCTCGGTGCGGATCTGCCTGCCGGACGGGCGGATCACGTACAAGCAGTTGCAGACACCGGCCCTGATGTCCGTGCACACCGGGGAGTGGACGGTACGGGAGACCCCGTCCGGCTGTGTGGCCGTCTCCCGGCACACGGTGGTCGTCAACGCCGCGGCCATCACCAAGGTCCTCGGCTCCTCCGCGACCACTGCCGACGCCCGCGCCTTCCTGCGGGACGCGCTCGGCGGCAACAGCACGATCACCATGCGGCACGCCAAGGAGTACGCGGAGCGGCGGGCCCGTACCGAGCCGGTGCAGCCCGCCGAGTACGCCTCCATTCAGCAGTTCTACGCACGGCAGATGCGGCTCCTCGACGAGGGCGACGGGGATGCCTGGGCGGACACCTTCACCGAGGACGGGGCCTTCGACCAGAGCTCGTTCACCGAGCCGGTGCGCGGCCGGGCGGCGATCGCCGCGGCCGTGCGTGAGCGGCCGGCGGCGCCTCCCGGCACGGTGCGCCGGCACTGGCTGGGCCTGCCGGCGGCCTGGCGGTTCCCGGACGGTTCGGTGCGCACGGGCTACGACGCCCTGGTCGTCTCGACCGCGAAGGGCGCCGCTCCCGTGATCCGGCTGAGCACGTCGTGCCAGGACGTCCTCGTCGCCGACCAAGACGGCTGGCTGGTGAGCCACCGATACGTCGGCCACGACGGGCAGTGA
- a CDS encoding activator-dependent family glycosyltransferase: MKVLFTTFAAKSHMHAQVPLAWALQTAGHEVRIASQPDLAEDITRTGLTAVCVGEPLLLEEQMQRVNEGLGDDAEIMESQAEAGMDMTETRPEMLTWDHVLGVFTSMTAMAFQNSCPERMIDDLVAFSREWQPDLVIWDTLSFAGPVAAQVTGAAHARLLFGLDLLGRMRETFLDLQAERLPEQRDDPLREWLTWTLGRYGAEFEEEVAVGQWTIDPVPPSMRFPVKQPFVPLRYIPYNGQAVIPQWLHEPPKKRRVCLTLGVAHREVLDGDRASIGELVGALAELDVEVVATLNAKQLAGLELPDNVRAVDFVPLNALLPTCSAVIHHGGSGTFQTALAHGVPQLIVPDMVWDTIHKAKQLEKFGAGLYLHDVDHYTAQDLREHVLRLLEEPSFAENCARIRREMVGTPSPNDIVPLLEKLAAEHRGARDSRSAVRGER; this comes from the coding sequence ATGAAGGTCCTGTTCACCACGTTCGCCGCGAAGTCCCATATGCATGCCCAGGTTCCGCTCGCCTGGGCTCTCCAGACCGCCGGCCACGAGGTCCGTATCGCCAGCCAGCCGGATCTGGCGGAGGACATCACCCGTACCGGACTGACGGCCGTCTGCGTCGGTGAGCCGCTGCTCCTGGAGGAGCAGATGCAGCGGGTCAACGAGGGCCTGGGCGACGACGCCGAGATCATGGAGAGCCAGGCGGAAGCCGGGATGGACATGACCGAGACCCGTCCCGAGATGCTGACCTGGGACCACGTCCTCGGGGTGTTCACCTCGATGACGGCGATGGCCTTCCAGAACTCCTGCCCGGAGCGCATGATCGACGACCTGGTCGCGTTCAGCCGCGAGTGGCAGCCCGACCTGGTCATCTGGGACACCCTGTCCTTCGCGGGCCCGGTGGCCGCGCAGGTCACCGGCGCCGCCCACGCCCGGCTGCTGTTCGGGCTCGATCTGCTGGGGCGGATGCGCGAGACCTTCCTCGACCTCCAGGCGGAGCGGCTGCCGGAGCAGCGGGACGATCCGCTGCGCGAGTGGCTGACCTGGACGCTGGGCCGCTACGGCGCGGAGTTCGAGGAGGAGGTCGCGGTCGGTCAGTGGACCATCGACCCGGTGCCTCCGTCGATGCGCTTCCCGGTGAAGCAGCCGTTCGTCCCGCTGCGCTACATCCCCTACAACGGGCAGGCCGTCATACCTCAGTGGCTGCACGAGCCGCCGAAGAAGCGCCGGGTCTGTCTGACGCTGGGTGTGGCCCACCGTGAGGTGCTGGACGGCGACCGTGCCTCGATCGGTGAACTGGTCGGGGCGCTGGCGGAGCTCGACGTCGAGGTGGTCGCCACGCTCAACGCCAAGCAGCTCGCCGGGCTGGAACTGCCGGACAACGTCAGGGCCGTCGACTTCGTGCCGCTCAACGCGCTTCTGCCGACCTGCTCCGCGGTCATACACCACGGTGGCTCCGGCACCTTCCAGACCGCGCTGGCGCACGGGGTCCCGCAGCTGATCGTGCCCGACATGGTCTGGGACACCATCCACAAGGCGAAGCAGCTGGAGAAGTTCGGCGCGGGACTGTACCTGCACGACGTCGACCACTACACCGCCCAGGACCTGCGCGAGCACGTGCTGCGTCTGCTGGAGGAGCCGTCGTTCGCGGAGAACTGCGCGCGGATCCGCCGGGAGATGGTGGGGACGCCGAGCCCCAACGACATCGTTCCGCTGCTGGAGAAGCTCGCCGCGGAACACCGCGGGGCCCGCGATTCCCGCAGCGCCGTCCGAGGGGAGCGGTAG
- a CDS encoding dTDP-4-dehydrorhamnose 3,5-epimerase family protein has protein sequence MASAVTFRELAVSGAYAFTPPVFEDDRGLFTSPYQEPAFVEALGHPLFPVAQSNHSKSRRGTVRGIHYTVTPPGVAKYVYCARGRAIDIVVDIRVGSPTFGRWDSSVLDPEGFSAMYFPVGVGHAFIALEDDTVMSYMLSGSYEAQHELSLSPLDPALGLPIPQDVEPLLSARDTAAPLLAQVQAEGGLPEYDKCRRIEAALWRP, from the coding sequence ATGGCCTCCGCCGTGACGTTCCGCGAACTCGCCGTCAGTGGCGCGTACGCCTTCACCCCGCCCGTCTTCGAGGACGACCGCGGCCTGTTCACCTCGCCCTACCAGGAGCCGGCGTTCGTGGAGGCCCTGGGGCATCCGCTCTTCCCCGTCGCGCAGAGCAACCACAGCAAGTCGCGGCGCGGCACCGTCCGGGGCATCCACTACACCGTGACCCCGCCGGGCGTGGCCAAGTACGTGTACTGCGCCCGGGGCCGCGCCATCGACATCGTGGTGGACATCCGGGTCGGCTCGCCCACCTTCGGCCGCTGGGACTCCTCCGTGCTCGACCCGGAAGGCTTCAGCGCCATGTACTTCCCGGTCGGTGTCGGGCACGCCTTCATCGCCCTGGAGGACGACACGGTGATGTCGTACATGCTCTCCGGGAGTTACGAGGCACAGCACGAGCTGTCCCTCTCCCCGCTCGACCCCGCGCTCGGCCTGCCGATCCCGCAGGACGTGGAGCCTTTGCTGTCCGCACGGGACACGGCCGCGCCGCTGCTCGCGCAGGTGCAGGCGGAGGGCGGCCTGCCGGAGTACGACAAGTGCCGTCGGATCGAGGCCGCACTGTGGCGGCCCTGA